In Synechococcus sp. PCC 6312, one genomic interval encodes:
- a CDS encoding J domain-containing protein: protein MKFEKLNWPIGQPRTPKFSQKQARFNKDGKSITIAEAKRRLIREIELWTKSGQKWRIPHDSVIVTANWSVTEKGTVRSEKEPDDSGVAVYFELDGESYCLPCDQWNRAADNLAAIAAHLGAMRDQERWGVGTTKQSFQGYAALPPIAISPDEEWWQILKVSPNATLDEAKEAYRKLAKTNHPDVGGNRKDWDKIQKAWEMAQQQH from the coding sequence ATGAAATTTGAAAAGCTAAATTGGCCTATCGGTCAACCACGAACTCCTAAATTCAGCCAAAAACAAGCTAGATTCAACAAAGATGGCAAATCAATTACGATTGCTGAGGCAAAACGGCGGCTCATTCGAGAAATCGAATTATGGACAAAAAGCGGACAAAAGTGGCGCATCCCACATGACTCTGTAATCGTTACGGCAAACTGGTCAGTTACCGAAAAAGGAACTGTGCGAAGCGAAAAAGAACCGGACGATTCCGGCGTGGCAGTCTATTTTGAACTGGATGGCGAAAGTTACTGTTTACCCTGCGACCAGTGGAACCGAGCCGCTGATAACCTTGCTGCTATCGCAGCACATCTGGGCGCAATGCGCGACCAGGAACGATGGGGAGTCGGTACTACAAAGCAATCCTTCCAAGGCTATGCCGCACTGCCACCCATAGCAATTTCACCGGATGAGGAATGGTGGCAAATTCTCAAAGTCAGTCCAAATGCCACACTGGATGAGGCAAAGGAAGCCTATCGGAAGCTGGCAAAAACCAACCATCCCGATGTGGGGGGTAATCGAAAAGATTGGGACAAAATTCAAAAAGCCTGGGAGATGGCCCAACAACAGCATTGA
- a CDS encoding helicase-related protein produces MDAVTQELHDKGLIYFDPKENEWVTAEEYLSGNIKAKIKAAEDAGLTKNVADLKKNLPLAVMPDAPPDVKAECAKALGIELSELSEPEFDKLMANTLSIRFGSSWVPAEIYQTFLRQLLNLNNINVHYSHASSTWTVVNNGASSSVENNRTYGARYDGIKLAEIALNLKDPVVYDVVDDKTVLNPTETEQCRNKTGLIKDAFMNWVWTDTGRAVELTTLYNNTFNTQKPRRYNGSHLTFPGMNPDISLREHQKNQVWRIIQEQSTGIFAAVGSGKTYTMITACMELRRLKLCFKPVIACLNSTVKQITTEAKLLYPNAKILSEPESLSKEKRRRFLSRIATGDWDIIIISHTHFFSVRIDKDAELSFLYEELNKIRTEIRLSDCRDATKTLERQKNNLEARIKKVTESERKDDGFTFEQLGVDCLMLDESQQFKNLSFITKQRNIAGLPNSHSQRAQDTCMKIHYLLNNNGRVVFSTGTPISNSMAELYTQMRYLMPDEMERMGINHFDAWCSLFGETVTAPEITPAGKYKVKNRFAKFVNLPELMNLFRKVADITTEDMIDLPKPKVNLINPVSPQSSEQASYMTSLAKRADRIYNRMVEPEIDNMLKVTSDGRKCSLDPRLVGAGPNFQGSKLDELIFNVWTIWKLSTPIQGTQIIFCDLRESIYGWIKDGLIQMGIPNHQIQIAQEVKDKKTLYAKVNRGEVRVIIGSTQTLGTGVNVQQRMIAQHDYDAPWRPSDVVQRLGRTARQGNICKQVWVFRYVTTGAKSLASFDSFAWQVLETKAKFIAQVWQSNDLPRTAEDITGQALTYAQVKALATGDPIMLEQAELQQEQSRLNLLYKAWSNEQTRFHYDKQQAPKLIKELPAKIKHLESILNNREIIILGQQYNSLNDAANVIQDLRKTNLGWGNELGSVYGLPLKCEWQEKNVFFLDNTFIKLGYTETILESLERITNRLPDTLERLKQSLDGANKTLKQNAAPFAYAEQLKAINQRLKEIHDIIFKPEEAAPGEDDTSETEELEQPEHDVITTPTYHSFDYLKDRELPEWATEMIAIIPQPKSNNIIPFPIHKEITPLEIITPTRFEAVSRDESILQGCLF; encoded by the coding sequence ATGGATGCCGTTACCCAAGAACTCCACGACAAAGGACTCATCTACTTCGACCCAAAAGAAAACGAATGGGTAACAGCAGAAGAATACCTATCCGGCAATATCAAGGCAAAGATTAAGGCCGCTGAGGATGCTGGATTAACCAAAAATGTCGCAGACCTAAAGAAAAACTTACCTTTGGCCGTAATGCCCGATGCCCCACCCGACGTTAAAGCCGAGTGTGCCAAAGCATTAGGAATTGAACTCAGCGAACTCTCAGAGCCTGAATTTGACAAGCTCATGGCCAATACCCTCAGCATTCGCTTCGGCAGTAGTTGGGTACCAGCCGAAATCTATCAAACCTTCCTGCGTCAATTACTCAATCTGAACAATATCAACGTCCACTACAGTCACGCCTCTAGCACCTGGACAGTCGTAAATAACGGAGCGAGTAGCTCAGTTGAAAATAACCGTACCTATGGCGCACGGTATGACGGTATCAAACTGGCCGAAATTGCCCTCAACCTCAAAGACCCTGTGGTGTACGATGTCGTCGATGATAAAACCGTTCTAAACCCTACTGAAACTGAGCAATGCCGGAATAAGACCGGACTGATCAAAGACGCATTTATGAATTGGGTCTGGACAGACACCGGACGAGCCGTTGAGCTGACCACGCTCTACAACAACACATTCAATACCCAAAAACCACGGCGGTACAACGGTTCACATCTCACCTTCCCCGGTATGAACCCAGACATTAGTTTACGAGAGCATCAGAAAAACCAAGTCTGGCGGATTATCCAAGAACAATCCACCGGAATATTCGCAGCGGTTGGCTCCGGTAAAACCTACACCATGATCACCGCCTGCATGGAACTACGGCGGCTAAAACTGTGCTTCAAACCCGTCATCGCTTGCCTCAATAGCACCGTCAAGCAGATCACGACAGAAGCCAAACTCCTCTACCCCAATGCCAAAATTCTCTCTGAACCGGAATCACTCAGTAAAGAAAAGCGCAGACGTTTCCTATCCCGAATTGCCACCGGCGATTGGGACATCATCATCATTTCCCATACCCATTTCTTCTCAGTCCGCATCGACAAAGATGCTGAGTTGAGCTTCCTTTACGAAGAACTCAATAAAATTCGGACAGAGATTCGCTTATCGGATTGCCGAGATGCGACAAAAACCTTGGAGCGACAAAAGAACAATCTGGAGGCCCGCATCAAAAAGGTCACAGAATCAGAACGAAAAGACGATGGCTTTACCTTTGAACAACTCGGTGTTGACTGCCTGATGCTGGATGAATCGCAGCAGTTCAAAAACCTAAGCTTCATTACCAAACAACGCAATATTGCAGGGTTGCCCAACAGCCACAGCCAACGGGCCCAAGATACCTGTATGAAAATCCATTACCTCCTGAACAACAACGGGCGGGTCGTATTCTCGACCGGGACACCCATCAGTAACTCCATGGCCGAGCTTTATACCCAAATGCGCTACCTCATGCCCGATGAAATGGAACGTATGGGTATTAACCACTTTGATGCCTGGTGTAGCTTGTTCGGTGAAACCGTCACCGCTCCCGAAATTACGCCAGCAGGAAAATACAAAGTCAAAAATCGGTTTGCCAAATTCGTTAACCTACCCGAACTGATGAACCTGTTTCGGAAAGTAGCTGACATAACCACCGAGGACATGATTGATTTACCTAAACCCAAGGTCAATCTCATTAACCCCGTCAGCCCACAAAGCTCGGAGCAAGCCAGTTACATGACCAGCCTGGCCAAACGAGCCGACCGGATCTATAACCGGATGGTCGAACCTGAAATCGACAATATGCTCAAAGTCACCAGTGATGGCCGTAAATGCTCCCTTGACCCCCGCTTAGTCGGAGCGGGCCCAAACTTCCAAGGCTCCAAGCTGGATGAACTCATCTTCAATGTTTGGACAATCTGGAAACTCTCAACCCCAATCCAGGGAACACAAATCATCTTCTGCGACTTACGGGAGTCGATTTACGGCTGGATTAAGGACGGCCTCATCCAGATGGGTATCCCTAACCATCAAATCCAAATCGCCCAGGAAGTTAAAGATAAAAAGACCCTCTACGCCAAAGTAAACCGAGGCGAGGTGCGAGTCATCATCGGCTCTACCCAAACACTCGGGACTGGCGTTAATGTGCAGCAGCGCATGATTGCCCAACATGACTACGATGCGCCCTGGCGGCCCAGTGACGTAGTGCAACGACTGGGCCGGACAGCACGGCAAGGCAATATCTGCAAACAGGTCTGGGTGTTTCGCTATGTGACAACGGGCGCAAAGTCGCTCGCCAGCTTTGATTCCTTCGCTTGGCAAGTCCTCGAAACCAAAGCCAAATTTATTGCCCAGGTCTGGCAAAGTAATGACCTACCCCGGACAGCCGAAGACATTACCGGACAGGCTCTAACCTATGCCCAGGTCAAAGCACTCGCCACAGGCGACCCGATCATGCTGGAGCAAGCCGAACTGCAACAGGAGCAAAGCCGACTTAACCTCCTCTACAAAGCCTGGAGTAATGAACAAACTCGGTTCCACTACGACAAACAGCAAGCTCCAAAACTCATCAAAGAGTTACCCGCCAAGATCAAACACCTCGAATCCATCCTCAATAACCGAGAAATTATCATCCTCGGTCAACAATACAACTCCTTAAACGATGCAGCCAATGTCATCCAAGACTTGCGTAAAACTAACCTGGGATGGGGTAATGAGTTAGGCTCCGTCTATGGCCTACCCCTAAAATGTGAATGGCAAGAGAAAAATGTCTTTTTCTTGGACAACACATTCATCAAGTTAGGTTATACCGAGACAATCCTTGAAAGCCTTGAAAGAATTACTAATCGGTTACCAGACACCTTAGAGCGGCTCAAGCAGAGTTTAGATGGAGCCAACAAAACGCTGAAGCAGAACGCCGCTCCCTTCGCCTATGCCGAACAACTAAAAGCGATCAACCAACGGCTCAAAGAAATCCATGACATTATCTTCAAACCGGAGGAAGCCGCCCCTGGTGAAGACGATACCAGCGAAACTGAGGAATTGGAACAACCTGAACATGACGTAATCACCACGCCCACATACCACTCTTTCGATTACCTGAAAGACCGTGAACTACCGGAATGGGCCACCGAGATGATAGCAATCATCCCTCAACCGAAAAGCAACAATATCATTCCCTTTCCCATTCACAAGGAAATCACACCACTCGAAATCATTACACCCACTCGGTTTGAAGCCGTTAGCCGTGATGAATCTATATTACAAGGCTGTCTATTCTAA
- the fic gene encoding protein adenylyltransferase Fic — translation MGNFSPDTPYNGLPLLPPPSPVETHDILKRCIEARAALAELKQSGELIPNQAMLINTLPVLEAQASSAIENIVTTADRLFQFAQVSPERADSATKEALRYGKALRSGYLAVQKRPLTTQTAIEVCSAIKGVEMEIRATPGVALINDRTQEIIYTPPVGGSILHEKLYNWQQFIHNSTEIDPLIRMAIMHYQFEAIHPFTDGNGRTGRILNLLYLVEQGLLNLPILYLSRYIIHHKTEYYTLLLRVTTNQDWQAWIIFMLTAIQETATWTTAKIQAIRDLMQLTANYVQKQESRIYSRELIEIIFTQPYCRIINLVEVNLAQRQTASDYLKRLVNIGVLEEFKSGREKLFIHPRFVKLLTDDGNEIKPY, via the coding sequence ATGGGTAACTTTTCTCCTGACACTCCCTACAACGGTTTGCCCTTACTGCCTCCTCCAAGCCCAGTTGAGACCCATGATATTTTGAAACGATGTATCGAAGCCCGTGCTGCCTTAGCCGAATTAAAACAATCTGGCGAACTCATTCCTAACCAGGCCATGCTGATTAACACTCTGCCAGTCTTAGAGGCCCAGGCCAGCTCTGCCATTGAAAATATCGTCACCACAGCGGATCGTCTGTTTCAATTTGCCCAAGTTTCCCCTGAGAGAGCCGATTCTGCTACTAAAGAAGCTTTACGGTATGGCAAAGCATTGAGGTCAGGTTACTTAGCTGTTCAAAAACGGCCTCTCACCACCCAAACCGCCATCGAAGTGTGTTCAGCAATTAAAGGGGTAGAGATGGAGATCCGAGCTACGCCTGGTGTTGCCCTGATCAATGACCGCACTCAAGAGATTATTTATACTCCTCCAGTAGGGGGGAGTATTCTTCATGAAAAACTATATAACTGGCAGCAATTTATCCATAACTCAACAGAGATTGATCCACTGATTCGAATGGCGATCATGCATTATCAGTTTGAAGCGATTCACCCCTTTACTGATGGCAACGGTCGTACTGGACGAATTCTTAATCTTTTATACTTGGTAGAACAAGGGTTGCTCAATCTTCCCATCCTCTATCTCAGTCGTTATATTATTCACCACAAAACTGAATACTATACATTACTCCTGCGAGTCACAACCAATCAAGATTGGCAGGCTTGGATTATATTTATGCTGACAGCGATACAAGAAACAGCAACTTGGACAACGGCAAAAATCCAAGCCATTCGTGACTTAATGCAACTAACAGCCAACTATGTTCAGAAACAGGAGTCGAGAATTTATAGTCGGGAACTGATTGAGATAATCTTTACTCAACCCTATTGTCGGATTATCAATCTTGTTGAGGTAAATTTAGCTCAACGACAGACCGCTTCAGACTATTTAAAACGATTGGTCAATATTGGTGTATTAGAGGAGTTTAAGTCAGGACGGGAAAAGTTATTTATTCACCCTAGATTTGTAAAGCTACTCACAGACGATGGCAATGAAATCAAGCCCTATTGA
- a CDS encoding carbohydrate kinase family protein, translating into MSNNKHFRILQPQPICIGAGLIALDVVINQDKPTDAKFWAGGSCGNVLTILSYLGWQVNPISRLGRDAAAEIIKADMRQFKVDLSFIENEENIATPIIIEKIGVGRHGIPTHSFHLVCSECKSRLPRYKPFLFKNAYNLSHRLARATTFYFDKLSPGTLELARLAASSGKLVVFEPSSIGNKSLFNRALKSCHILKYAHDRLGHIKDFTQEATVLLQVETLGAKGIRYRRRGENGVLAEWQLVPGFTAESFKDAAGSGDWCTAGMIHLLGQSGTSKLENCSNDELVEALKFGQALAALNCLFDGARGAMYALSAQSLKMAVEQIMMGNQPKLIYQDMAPNSIKKTLQDVCPSCIHKKHTSVGNTPL; encoded by the coding sequence ATGAGCAATAACAAGCATTTCAGAATACTGCAACCGCAACCAATATGTATAGGGGCAGGACTCATTGCTTTAGATGTCGTTATTAATCAGGATAAACCTACAGATGCTAAATTCTGGGCTGGTGGATCTTGTGGCAATGTCCTTACAATACTATCTTACCTTGGCTGGCAAGTAAATCCAATTTCACGCCTTGGCAGAGATGCTGCCGCTGAGATAATTAAGGCAGATATGAGGCAGTTCAAAGTCGATCTTTCTTTTATAGAAAATGAAGAAAATATCGCTACACCTATTATTATTGAAAAAATTGGCGTAGGAAGACATGGAATTCCTACCCATAGTTTTCACTTAGTGTGTTCTGAGTGCAAATCACGGCTACCACGATACAAGCCATTTCTTTTTAAGAACGCATATAATCTTTCACATAGGCTAGCTAGAGCTACGACCTTTTATTTTGATAAGCTATCTCCAGGCACACTTGAGCTAGCTCGTTTAGCTGCGTCAAGTGGAAAACTTGTAGTTTTTGAGCCTTCTAGTATTGGAAATAAGTCCCTATTTAATAGGGCACTAAAGAGTTGTCATATTCTCAAATATGCTCATGATCGCTTAGGACATATTAAGGATTTTACTCAAGAAGCAACGGTACTTCTTCAGGTAGAAACGCTAGGGGCAAAGGGCATTCGATATCGAAGACGAGGTGAAAATGGAGTTTTAGCAGAATGGCAGCTAGTTCCAGGATTTACTGCTGAGAGCTTTAAAGATGCAGCTGGTTCTGGAGATTGGTGTACAGCGGGAATGATCCATTTGCTTGGACAAAGCGGCACTAGTAAGCTTGAGAATTGTTCAAATGATGAGCTTGTTGAAGCATTGAAATTTGGGCAGGCCCTAGCTGCTCTGAACTGTCTTTTTGACGGGGCAAGGGGTGCCATGTATGCACTTAGCGCGCAATCTTTGAAGATGGCTGTGGAGCAAATAATGATGGGTAATCAGCCAAAACTAATTTATCAAGATATGGCTCCTAATTCAATTAAAAAAACACTCCAGGACGTATGTCCAAGTTGTATTCATAAGAAACATACATCAGTAGGTAATACGCCACTATAA
- a CDS encoding AAA family ATPase gives MLVIIRGLPGAGKTDLAKRLTKYECSADDFPNLYNNGQLEKILVSAAHDWCQENIKEYLEVYDNNEIVAVHNTFCQNWEIKPYIEMAQKHGHDFCVVTVEGDHGSIHNVPPDIMQAMKERWQSFSLEEVNAETPC, from the coding sequence ATGCTCGTAATCATTCGTGGCTTACCAGGGGCCGGAAAAACAGACCTGGCCAAGCGACTCACCAAGTATGAATGTAGTGCAGACGATTTTCCCAACCTTTACAACAACGGACAACTTGAAAAAATATTAGTCTCTGCGGCTCATGACTGGTGCCAAGAAAACATCAAGGAATACTTGGAAGTCTACGACAACAATGAGATTGTCGCAGTCCACAATACCTTTTGCCAAAATTGGGAAATCAAACCCTACATTGAAATGGCCCAAAAGCATGGCCACGACTTCTGCGTAGTGACAGTCGAAGGCGATCATGGCAGCATCCACAATGTGCCACCCGACATAATGCAAGCCATGAAAGAACGATGGCAGTCTTTCAGCCTGGAAGAAGTTAATGCAGAAACACCATGCTGA